Proteins from one Armatimonadota bacterium genomic window:
- a CDS encoding BNR-4 repeat-containing protein has translation MEYWLKILFACLVIPFAAIAASKPNAPKAEGYRGIWYSNQPSGDEYAFKYSGGLGTYCADHIPLAIYAPKAGKTFFVYGGSKGLENPKPLLEIVGYYDHKTKRVPKPTIVMEKGTADAHHNPVISIDKDGYLWVFCASHGGKDGFIYRSDAPYSIDRFDRIMQREFSYPQPWYFEDFGFVFLFTKYTRGRELYVSTSVDGKKWTQDRKIVGFDGHYQVSWKHKKKLGTAFNWHPQGNLNARTNLYYIETRDYGRTWVNAAGKPLKIPLETVQNDALVHDYQKEGFLVYINDVNFDRDGNPVIFYVLSRGFESGPKNGPRTWMTARWNGKQWEIRRVTTCDHNYDMGSLYIEDDGVWRIIGPSDPGPQAWCTGGEMVMWISRNQGKTWVRVRTLTRDSKHNHTYARRVVDAHPDFYALWADGNALKPSESHLYFASKTGDVYALPFTMRAETEKPQRVAGTHK, from the coding sequence ATGGAATATTGGCTAAAAATTCTGTTCGCATGCCTGGTGATTCCGTTTGCCGCAATAGCTGCGTCGAAACCTAATGCTCCAAAGGCTGAAGGCTACCGAGGAATCTGGTATTCAAATCAGCCCTCTGGTGATGAATATGCATTTAAATATAGTGGTGGGCTCGGAACATACTGTGCCGACCATATACCTCTGGCTATCTATGCTCCGAAGGCAGGCAAAACGTTTTTTGTCTATGGTGGTTCAAAGGGCCTAGAAAATCCAAAACCGCTCCTAGAAATAGTTGGCTATTACGACCACAAGACAAAAAGGGTTCCAAAACCAACCATTGTAATGGAGAAAGGGACGGCGGATGCGCACCACAATCCCGTAATCTCGATTGACAAAGATGGTTATCTTTGGGTGTTTTGCGCATCACATGGCGGCAAGGATGGTTTCATATACCGAAGCGACGCTCCCTATTCTATTGACCGCTTTGACCGAATCATGCAGCGCGAGTTTAGCTATCCTCAGCCTTGGTATTTCGAGGATTTTGGTTTTGTATTCCTCTTTACCAAATACACCCGTGGGCGGGAGCTCTATGTGAGCACCAGCGTAGATGGTAAGAAATGGACTCAGGACCGCAAGATTGTCGGCTTTGACGGTCACTATCAAGTGAGTTGGAAACACAAAAAGAAATTGGGAACGGCGTTCAACTGGCACCCACAGGGCAACTTGAACGCTCGCACAAATCTCTATTACATAGAGACCCGCGATTACGGAAGAACATGGGTGAATGCAGCCGGAAAACCGCTTAAAATACCGCTTGAAACTGTTCAAAACGATGCTCTTGTGCATGATTACCAAAAAGAAGGTTTTCTAGTATATATAAACGATGTCAACTTTGACCGGGATGGCAATCCAGTCATATTCTACGTATTGAGTAGGGGATTCGAGTCCGGTCCCAAGAATGGGCCGCGTACCTGGATGACTGCCCGTTGGAATGGCAAGCAGTGGGAAATTCGCAGAGTAACAACTTGCGACCACAATTATGATATGGGGTCGTTATATATCGAAGACGACGGAGTATGGCGAATCATTGGCCCTTCTGACCCTGGGCCGCAGGCATGGTGCACGGGCGGCGAGATGGTAATGTGGATTAGTCGAAATCAAGGGAAAACTTGGGTAAGGGTTCGCACACTCACAAGGGATAGCAAGCACAATCATACATACGCTCGCCGGGTTGTTGATGCCCATCCCGATTTCTACGCCCTCTGGGCAGATGGCAATGCACTCAAGCCATCAGAATCTCACCTTTATTTTGCTTCGAAAACAGGAGATGTTTATGCTCTGCCCTTTACCATGCGGGCAGAAACCGAGAAACCTCAACGGGTAGCAGGCACTCATAAGTAA
- the acpP gene encoding acyl carrier protein: protein MSTFDRVKKVVVEQLDVNEEEVTEDASFVDDLGADSLDVVELVMGLEEEFDLEIPDEDAEKIVTVADAVKYIEEKTKA from the coding sequence GTGTCAACTTTTGATAGAGTAAAGAAAGTTGTCGTCGAGCAACTGGACGTCAATGAAGAAGAGGTAACCGAAGATGCTTCGTTTGTAGATGATCTTGGTGCGGATTCGCTTGACGTTGTGGAGCTAGTAATGGGACTTGAGGAGGAGTTTGATCTGGAAATTCCAGACGAAGACGCGGAGAAAATCGTCACAGTAGCCGACGCAGTTAAGTACATCGAAGAAAAAACTAAAGCATAA
- the iorA gene encoding indolepyruvate ferredoxin oxidoreductase subunit alpha produces MKDVVLLSGNEAIARGAFEADVRVAAGYPGTPSTEILENIVQYSSIYAEWAPNEKVAFEVALGAAYGGARALAAMKHVGVNVASDPLLTASYTGVNAGFVLVSADDPGMHSSQNEQDNRHYARFAKIPMFEPSDSQEAKDFTVRAFEVSEEYDTPVLLRTTTRVNHGKSVVRLSKPKVNTRGRFERNFCKYVMVPAHGIKRHAVVEERLIRLRDLSNSIDLNFIEWGDSSIGIITSGVSYQYVKEVLPEASVLKLGMTYPLPDKLIRNFAGKVKTLYVVEELDPFLEDQIRALGISVIGKDRFPRIGELNPTLVAMGLGVEIPKQEAETVPVPPRPPTLCAGCPHRGFFYVLRKLGAIVTGDIGCYTLSVLPPLETMDTCVCMGASIGNALGIKRAMPQDDSRPVVAVIGDSTFVHAGIPGLIDAIYNGTAITVCILDNHTTAMTGGQNHPASGKTLRGEDAPRLDLVALVRAVGVEDVYIVDPYDLASLEAALRDAIQAGKPSVVITNRPCLLIDRKIKRKAVAVNLEACTGCGLCFKLGCPAIESIRADGNRRKAKINADLCSGCEVCIQICRSAAIQCEKE; encoded by the coding sequence TTGAAAGATGTAGTATTGTTATCGGGTAATGAAGCTATCGCCCGCGGTGCCTTCGAGGCGGACGTTCGGGTGGCGGCAGGATACCCCGGAACCCCAAGTACCGAGATACTTGAAAACATAGTTCAATACAGCTCGATTTATGCCGAATGGGCACCAAATGAGAAAGTCGCTTTTGAAGTTGCGCTCGGAGCCGCATATGGTGGCGCTAGGGCTCTGGCGGCCATGAAACATGTTGGCGTGAATGTGGCTTCAGATCCTCTTCTTACTGCTTCCTATACGGGTGTCAATGCTGGCTTTGTACTAGTAAGCGCTGACGACCCAGGTATGCACAGCTCGCAAAATGAGCAAGATAATCGCCATTACGCTCGGTTTGCCAAGATTCCAATGTTTGAGCCAAGCGACAGTCAGGAGGCAAAAGATTTCACTGTCCGGGCGTTCGAAGTCAGCGAGGAATACGATACGCCGGTATTGCTCCGAACAACCACACGCGTGAATCACGGCAAGTCGGTTGTCAGACTTTCAAAGCCAAAGGTTAATACAAGAGGACGATTTGAGCGCAATTTTTGCAAATACGTGATGGTTCCTGCCCATGGGATCAAGCGCCACGCGGTTGTTGAGGAACGTCTCATTCGACTTAGGGATTTATCAAATTCTATTGATTTGAACTTCATCGAATGGGGTGATTCCTCCATAGGGATAATCACTTCAGGAGTAAGCTACCAATATGTAAAGGAAGTACTTCCTGAAGCTTCAGTGCTGAAGCTGGGTATGACGTATCCACTTCCAGATAAGCTAATACGAAATTTTGCTGGAAAGGTCAAAACGCTTTACGTCGTTGAGGAGCTTGATCCATTTCTTGAAGACCAGATTCGGGCACTGGGCATAAGTGTCATTGGGAAAGACCGCTTCCCAAGAATTGGCGAGCTTAATCCGACATTGGTAGCAATGGGTTTAGGGGTTGAAATACCCAAACAAGAGGCGGAAACCGTACCTGTTCCCCCGCGGCCCCCAACACTTTGTGCTGGATGTCCACACAGGGGATTCTTTTATGTTCTTCGCAAGCTTGGAGCGATTGTAACGGGTGATATTGGCTGCTACACATTAAGCGTTCTTCCGCCGCTTGAAACTATGGATACGTGCGTATGTATGGGGGCTTCCATCGGGAATGCTCTTGGTATTAAGAGAGCAATGCCGCAGGATGACAGCAGACCGGTGGTAGCCGTAATTGGAGATTCGACCTTCGTACATGCTGGAATACCTGGCCTAATTGACGCCATTTACAACGGTACGGCGATAACAGTTTGCATTCTCGATAATCATACGACCGCTATGACTGGCGGTCAGAATCACCCCGCGTCCGGCAAGACGCTTCGAGGAGAAGATGCGCCACGCCTTGATTTAGTGGCTTTGGTTCGGGCGGTTGGCGTTGAAGATGTGTACATTGTTGATCCTTACGACCTCGCCTCCCTTGAAGCGGCGCTTCGCGATGCAATACAAGCTGGGAAGCCTTCGGTAGTAATTACCAATCGCCCGTGTCTTTTAATTGATAGAAAGATTAAAAGGAAAGCTGTCGCAGTTAATCTGGAAGCTTGTACTGGTTGTGGTCTCTGTTTCAAGCTTGGCTGCCCAGCAATCGAGTCCATACGTGCAGATGGGAATAGACGGAAAGCCAAAATAAATGCTGATTTGTGTTCAGGATGTGAAGTCTGTATTCAAATCTGCCGTTCGGCTGCAATTCAATGTGAGAAAGAATGA
- the fabF gene encoding beta-ketoacyl-ACP synthase II, with product MERKRVVVTGMAPITPVGTGTEKYWQALLNGVSGVGLITHFDASDYSTQIAAEIKDFDPEEYMDRKEAKRMDRFAQFAVAASILAIQDSGFQITDENAGRVGVLIGSGIGGTSTWEEQHRTLIEKGPRRVSPFFVPMLISDMASGMASIILGAKGPNLAIVTACATATHAIGEAAKIIQRGDADVMIAGGSEAAITPLAVAGFCAARAFSTRNDEPERASRPFDLNRDGFVIGEGAGVLILESLEHALARGAKIYCEITGFGMSGDAFHITAPAPEGEGAARSMAAALKDAGIKPEDVDYINAHGTSTPDNDKTETMAIKRVFGDYAYKVAISSTKSMIGHLLGAAGAVEAIACICAIRDGIVPPTINYETPDPECDLDYVPNEPRKMPVKIAMSNSFGFGGHNATLILAKYE from the coding sequence ATGGAACGAAAAAGGGTAGTAGTAACCGGGATGGCGCCGATTACGCCAGTTGGCACAGGCACTGAGAAATATTGGCAAGCGCTGTTGAATGGTGTCTCAGGAGTTGGGTTGATAACCCATTTTGACGCATCCGATTATTCCACCCAGATAGCGGCAGAGATAAAAGATTTCGACCCTGAGGAGTATATGGACCGCAAAGAAGCAAAGCGAATGGACCGCTTTGCCCAGTTCGCAGTTGCCGCAAGCATTCTTGCAATCCAGGACTCCGGGTTTCAAATAACCGACGAAAACGCTGGACGAGTGGGAGTCTTGATTGGGTCTGGCATCGGTGGGACTAGCACCTGGGAGGAACAGCATAGAACGCTAATTGAGAAAGGCCCCAGGCGTGTAAGTCCTTTCTTTGTCCCTATGCTAATTTCCGATATGGCATCAGGCATGGCATCAATAATTCTCGGAGCAAAGGGGCCTAATCTAGCGATTGTTACTGCTTGCGCAACAGCCACCCATGCTATTGGCGAGGCAGCAAAGATTATTCAGCGTGGTGATGCAGATGTAATGATTGCGGGTGGTTCGGAAGCAGCCATCACGCCACTCGCGGTCGCTGGATTCTGCGCGGCTAGGGCATTTTCGACAAGAAACGACGAACCAGAGCGGGCAAGCCGGCCTTTTGACTTGAACCGCGATGGCTTTGTTATAGGTGAGGGCGCTGGTGTATTGATACTCGAGTCATTAGAGCATGCGCTAGCACGTGGCGCAAAAATCTACTGCGAAATTACAGGCTTTGGTATGAGCGGCGATGCCTTCCATATAACGGCACCAGCGCCAGAAGGTGAGGGAGCAGCGAGATCAATGGCTGCTGCTCTTAAGGATGCTGGCATAAAGCCTGAGGATGTTGATTATATCAACGCACATGGAACGTCCACGCCGGATAATGATAAGACCGAGACGATGGCTATCAAGCGAGTCTTCGGCGATTATGCATACAAAGTTGCAATCAGTTCCACAAAGTCCATGATTGGCCATCTGCTTGGCGCCGCGGGAGCAGTTGAAGCAATCGCATGCATTTGTGCGATTAGAGATGGCATTGTTCCGCCAACAATAAACTATGAGACGCCCGATCCTGAATGTGATTTGGACTACGTACCGAATGAGCCAAGGAAAATGCCTGTAAAAATAGCAATGTCAAATTCATTTGGTTTTGGAGGCCACAACGCAACCCTCATATTGGCTAAATATGAGTAG
- a CDS encoding beta-ketoacyl-ACP synthase III: MAHKSRRAGIVGIGSFAPQKVLTNADLEKIVDTTNEWIVTRSGIRERRIVENGMAASDLAVEAAKKALSTASLPAEKLDLIICATITGDYPFPATSCLIQDRIGAKNAAAFDLQAGCSGWVYSLSTAAQFIETGAYEKILVVGVDVLSSFTDWTDRSTCVLFGDAAGAAVVAPVEPDMGLLSFCLGADGSGGDLLKIPAGGSKNPPSEETVLNRQHYIKMEGREVFKFAVRIMGEASLAALASSGLTPEDVSLFVPHQANIRIIEAAAERLNLPPEKVFVNVQSYGNTSAASIPLALDEAYQQGRLKYGDVVVVVGFGAGLTWAAGVIKWTMPYLKE, from the coding sequence ATGGCGCATAAATCACGACGCGCGGGGATAGTAGGAATAGGGTCATTTGCTCCGCAGAAAGTTCTCACCAATGCCGATTTGGAGAAGATTGTAGATACGACGAACGAATGGATTGTCACAAGGTCGGGAATTCGTGAAAGGCGCATAGTTGAAAATGGAATGGCGGCCTCCGACCTTGCAGTTGAAGCCGCGAAGAAAGCGTTATCGACTGCATCACTGCCTGCAGAAAAGCTTGATTTAATAATCTGCGCCACAATAACCGGTGATTATCCCTTCCCAGCAACTTCTTGTCTAATTCAGGACCGAATAGGAGCCAAGAATGCCGCCGCTTTTGACCTTCAGGCTGGCTGTTCTGGATGGGTTTATTCTCTTTCAACCGCAGCCCAATTCATCGAGACAGGCGCATATGAAAAAATCCTGGTTGTTGGTGTAGATGTTCTTTCCAGCTTTACAGATTGGACCGATCGTTCTACCTGTGTCCTCTTTGGTGATGCTGCTGGTGCGGCTGTGGTTGCACCTGTGGAACCTGATATGGGTTTGCTGTCTTTTTGTCTCGGTGCCGATGGATCTGGCGGCGACCTGCTGAAAATTCCCGCAGGAGGGTCAAAGAATCCTCCAAGCGAAGAAACAGTGCTCAACCGCCAACATTACATTAAGATGGAAGGCAGAGAAGTTTTCAAGTTCGCCGTCAGAATAATGGGTGAAGCCTCGCTAGCAGCATTGGCATCTTCAGGCTTGACGCCGGAAGATGTTAGCCTCTTCGTCCCTCACCAAGCAAATATTCGTATAATTGAGGCGGCGGCAGAGCGATTGAACCTTCCACCTGAGAAGGTTTTTGTTAATGTTCAGAGCTATGGGAACACATCGGCGGCGTCGATACCGCTGGCTTTGGACGAAGCATATCAGCAGGGGCGCCTTAAGTATGGCGATGTAGTCGTGGTAGTAGGATTCGGCGCAGGGCTAACATGGGCGGCCGGTGTAATAAAGTGGACAATGCCATATTTGAAAGAATAG
- the fabD gene encoding ACP S-malonyltransferase, whose translation MLTQNMRKIAFVFPGQGSQYVGMGKDLYEGFPEVREIYENADRILGFNLSQLCFLGPEDELRLTSNTQPAIFTTSIAILRLIEKQGIRPDVVAGHSIGEYAAIVAAGALSFEDALRLVRKRGELMQEAGLKQPGTMAAIIGLDADEVVGVCSRASSAGIIDVANYNSPGQIVISGETKAVELALEYAQVAGARKVVPLNVSGAFHSRLMSPAAKALAEELKKTALKDARVPIIANFTADYVQKSDEIRDTLAQQIIGSVRWEETIRRMEADGVEIYVEIGPGKVLAGLIKRTVSSAEVHSVGDMLSLNEFMSKLGNKVEQN comes from the coding sequence ATGCTAACCCAAAACATGAGAAAAATTGCTTTCGTATTCCCAGGCCAGGGTTCGCAGTATGTTGGCATGGGGAAAGACCTTTATGAAGGATTTCCGGAGGTTCGGGAGATTTATGAAAATGCCGACCGTATTTTAGGGTTCAATCTTAGCCAGCTCTGCTTTTTGGGGCCGGAGGACGAACTTCGTCTCACCTCTAACACACAGCCAGCCATCTTCACAACCAGCATAGCCATTCTTCGTCTTATAGAGAAGCAAGGCATTAGGCCTGATGTAGTTGCCGGTCACAGCATTGGCGAGTATGCTGCCATAGTAGCGGCCGGGGCGTTGTCATTCGAAGATGCATTGCGCCTAGTTCGCAAGAGGGGAGAGCTGATGCAAGAAGCTGGCTTGAAGCAGCCAGGTACTATGGCAGCGATTATTGGCCTTGATGCAGATGAGGTGGTTGGGGTCTGCAGTCGTGCAAGCAGTGCAGGCATTATTGATGTTGCCAACTACAACTCGCCAGGCCAAATTGTTATTTCAGGCGAAACCAAGGCGGTTGAGCTAGCCCTAGAATACGCCCAAGTGGCTGGCGCACGGAAGGTCGTTCCACTGAATGTTAGCGGAGCGTTCCACTCGCGGCTTATGAGTCCTGCTGCGAAGGCATTGGCTGAAGAGTTGAAGAAAACTGCTCTAAAAGATGCTAGGGTTCCCATAATTGCAAATTTTACAGCGGATTATGTTCAAAAGAGCGATGAAATTAGAGATACCCTAGCGCAGCAAATTATTGGAAGCGTTCGTTGGGAAGAAACTATTCGACGCATGGAGGCTGACGGCGTTGAAATATATGTAGAGATAGGACCAGGTAAGGTGCTTGCTGGTCTTATCAAGCGAACTGTTAGCTCGGCTGAGGTGCACAGTGTTGGCGATATGTTATCTCTTAATGAATTTATGAGTAAATTGGGAAATAAGGTTGAGCAAAATTAA
- the fabG gene encoding 3-oxoacyl-[acyl-carrier-protein] reductase: MKLEGKVAIVTGAGREGKGIGRSIALALAREGADIVIADYVAEAAEAVAEEVRLLGRRAVAVRANVANPADAEAIVQKALDEFGKIDILVNNAGITRDALMIKMSEEDWDLVINTNLKGTFNCTKAVIRPMLKQRSGKIVNVASVMGIIGNIGQANYSASKAGIIGLTKTTARELGSRGINVNAVAPGFIQTAMTDELPEDIRENISKQIPLQRLGTPDDVAGLIVFLCSEDSSYITGQVINVDGGMVM, translated from the coding sequence TTGAAACTTGAAGGAAAAGTTGCTATAGTAACGGGAGCTGGAAGGGAAGGCAAAGGAATCGGGCGGTCCATAGCTCTTGCCCTCGCCCGCGAAGGTGCTGATATCGTTATCGCCGACTATGTTGCCGAAGCCGCCGAGGCCGTTGCCGAGGAGGTCAGGTTACTTGGGAGGCGTGCAGTTGCCGTACGTGCAAACGTTGCTAATCCAGCTGATGCCGAAGCTATTGTTCAAAAGGCGTTGGATGAGTTTGGCAAAATTGATATACTTGTAAACAACGCTGGAATCACCAGAGATGCACTTATGATAAAAATGTCTGAGGAAGACTGGGATCTGGTGATTAATACGAACTTGAAAGGTACTTTCAACTGTACCAAAGCAGTCATTCGTCCGATGCTAAAGCAGCGTAGTGGCAAGATTGTGAACGTGGCTTCTGTTATGGGAATCATAGGAAATATTGGTCAGGCAAATTACTCGGCGTCTAAGGCGGGGATAATAGGACTCACAAAAACAACTGCCCGCGAGCTTGGCTCACGAGGCATAAACGTAAATGCGGTAGCACCTGGGTTTATCCAAACTGCGATGACCGATGAGCTGCCTGAAGATATAAGAGAGAATATAAGCAAACAAATTCCGCTGCAAAGGCTCGGGACACCGGACGACGTTGCCGGGCTTATAGTTTTTTTGTGTAGCGAGGACTCATCTTATATCACCGGACAGGTGATAAACGTTGACGGCGGCATGGTAATGTAA
- the rnc gene encoding ribonuclease III, which yields MPLSPLARVARKVKIKKENWGILWQALTHKSYLGEVSGIESNERLEFLGDAVLGMIVSEHLFAKFTEKREGELAKAKAVAVSEPVLAEAAKKLLIPDALLLSTGEEASGGRNRPSILADAFEAVIAAVYLSEGLDVARQVVLSVLRQTLEDIEREEHHRNYKSLLQELSQSLYKRAPRYVVISESGADHDKTFVVEAQLDGISLGVGTGKSKKQAEQAAAFEALQHPHFDKLQRKE from the coding sequence ATGCCGCTTTCACCGCTGGCGAGAGTAGCTCGAAAGGTAAAAATAAAGAAGGAGAATTGGGGCATTTTGTGGCAAGCCCTCACGCACAAATCATACTTGGGTGAAGTCTCCGGGATAGAGAGTAATGAAAGGTTGGAGTTCCTTGGTGATGCCGTGCTCGGCATGATAGTCTCGGAGCATCTATTCGCCAAGTTTACAGAGAAGCGGGAGGGCGAACTAGCAAAAGCAAAAGCTGTTGCAGTGAGCGAGCCGGTTCTAGCTGAGGCGGCAAAGAAGCTTCTAATACCTGATGCTTTGCTTCTTAGCACTGGCGAGGAAGCCTCAGGCGGCAGAAACCGGCCGTCAATCCTTGCCGATGCATTCGAAGCAGTGATTGCGGCGGTATATTTAAGCGAGGGACTCGATGTTGCAAGACAAGTGGTGCTAAGCGTTCTTCGTCAGACTTTGGAGGACATTGAGCGTGAGGAGCACCATCGGAATTACAAGTCCCTTCTTCAGGAATTGAGCCAGAGCCTCTACAAGCGAGCACCAAGATACGTCGTCATTAGCGAGTCTGGAGCTGACCATGATAAGACTTTTGTGGTCGAGGCCCAGCTAGATGGCATATCGCTGGGTGTTGGAACTGGAAAAAGCAAGAAGCAGGCAGAGCAAGCGGCGGCATTTGAGGCGCTTCAACATCCACATTTCGATAAGTTGCAGAGGAAGGAATAG
- a CDS encoding pyridoxal phosphate-dependent aminotransferase, which translates to MMISQRAARVNPSPTLAITAKAKKMKADGIDVISFGAGEPDFDTPQNVKDAAIKALQQGATKYTASSGLIELKQAVAAKLKRDNGLDYPPTQIIVSNGAKHSIYNAILALCDPGDEVIIPAPYWVSYPEFVKLADGVPVFVQTDESTGFRMTPDMLLDAITPRTKILILNSPSNPTGAVYTPEAIEAFAEIAVAKGIYVISDEIYEKIIYDGNKHLSIASLGEDIKKLTVTINGLSKSHSMTGWRVGFAAAEKEIVDAMERIQDNSTSNPVSFVQYGAIEALNGPQDFTEMMVREFNERRKVMVAGLNAIPGIVCPEPGGAFYVFPNISGIIGKTYDGGVITGSDSFAEYLLSGDSKVAVIPGSGFGADQNIRLSYATSMENIKEGIKRIAEAVAKLK; encoded by the coding sequence ATAATGATCTCACAGAGGGCGGCGAGGGTCAACCCTTCGCCAACGCTGGCTATCACCGCCAAGGCAAAAAAGATGAAAGCTGATGGGATAGACGTTATCAGCTTCGGCGCTGGCGAGCCCGATTTCGACACTCCACAGAATGTCAAGGACGCCGCAATAAAAGCACTCCAACAAGGCGCGACTAAATATACTGCTTCGTCGGGCCTTATCGAGCTTAAGCAGGCGGTTGCCGCGAAACTTAAGCGGGACAACGGTTTAGATTATCCGCCAACGCAGATTATCGTATCAAATGGCGCGAAGCATTCTATCTATAATGCCATCCTAGCCCTGTGCGACCCTGGCGACGAAGTCATAATTCCTGCACCGTATTGGGTGTCATATCCTGAGTTTGTAAAGTTGGCGGATGGGGTGCCTGTCTTCGTACAGACAGACGAAAGTACCGGTTTCAGAATGACACCCGATATGCTTTTGGATGCCATCACGCCAAGGACAAAGATTTTAATTTTAAACAGCCCGAGTAATCCTACTGGTGCGGTCTATACTCCCGAAGCTATTGAAGCATTTGCCGAAATTGCCGTTGCGAAGGGCATATATGTTATTTCAGATGAAATATATGAAAAAATCATTTATGATGGCAATAAACATTTGAGCATAGCTTCCCTCGGCGAGGACATAAAGAAGCTGACAGTTACGATAAATGGCCTTTCAAAGAGCCACTCAATGACCGGTTGGCGAGTCGGTTTTGCTGCCGCTGAAAAGGAAATTGTTGATGCAATGGAACGCATCCAGGACAACTCCACATCGAATCCCGTATCTTTTGTTCAGTATGGTGCAATTGAGGCGCTAAATGGCCCTCAAGATTTCACCGAAATGATGGTTCGAGAATTCAATGAGCGGCGCAAGGTCATGGTGGCAGGCTTGAACGCAATCCCTGGAATTGTATGCCCAGAGCCCGGCGGTGCATTTTACGTTTTCCCGAACATATCAGGCATCATCGGCAAAACGTACGATGGCGGGGTGATAACTGGGTCAGACTCATTTGCAGAATATCTACTCAGCGGCGACTCGAAGGTTGCTGTCATACCGGGGTCGGGATTTGGCGCCGACCAAAACATTCGGTTATCGTATGCAACCTCAATGGAAAACATTAAGGAAGGAATCAAGCGAATCGCTGAGGCTGTAGCGAAACTTAAATAA
- a CDS encoding S-methyl-5'-thioadenosine phosphorylase, with product MKEARAEIGVYGGSGFYSFLDDVDEIKVETPYGAPSDLIALATVAGKRVAFLPRHGRRHQHPPHMIPYRANAFAMKKLGVSRIIAPSACGSLQPHIKPGDFVVCDQFVDRTSGRKDTFYDGPITTHIMGANPYCSQLRKLAVEIIKSNGITCHEQGTVVVIQGPRFSTKAESSWYTKMGWEVINMTQYPEVILARELEMCYVNISLVTDWDAGCVGLPGVEPVTAEEIIKVLEANNERVRKVILQMIEKMPVGPCDECGKALEHARLD from the coding sequence ATGAAGGAAGCTCGAGCGGAGATAGGCGTTTACGGTGGCTCAGGTTTTTATTCTTTTCTTGATGATGTTGATGAAATTAAGGTCGAGACCCCATATGGCGCGCCAAGTGATTTAATTGCGTTGGCGACGGTTGCTGGGAAAAGAGTAGCATTTCTTCCAAGGCATGGCCGCCGTCACCAGCATCCACCACATATGATTCCCTACCGTGCGAATGCCTTTGCAATGAAGAAGCTTGGCGTATCGAGGATTATTGCTCCCAGCGCTTGCGGAAGCCTTCAACCGCATATCAAACCAGGCGACTTTGTGGTCTGCGATCAATTTGTTGACCGAACTTCGGGAAGGAAAGACACCTTCTATGACGGCCCCATTACGACACACATTATGGGTGCAAATCCATATTGTAGCCAACTACGCAAGCTGGCAGTGGAAATTATCAAATCAAACGGCATAACATGCCATGAGCAAGGTACGGTCGTTGTAATTCAAGGCCCAAGATTTTCGACAAAGGCTGAGAGTAGTTGGTACACAAAAATGGGCTGGGAAGTCATCAATATGACTCAATACCCTGAGGTAATACTTGCTCGTGAGCTTGAAATGTGTTATGTGAATATCTCGCTAGTTACCGATTGGGATGCAGGATGTGTTGGGCTACCTGGCGTGGAGCCGGTAACAGCTGAGGAGATTATCAAGGTGCTTGAGGCAAACAATGAACGCGTTCGGAAGGTTATTTTGCAGATGATTGAAAAGATGCCCGTGGGGCCCTGTGACGAATGTGGCAAGGCGTTGGAGCATGCAAGGTTGGATTAA